A window of Mucilaginibacter sp. PAMC 26640 contains these coding sequences:
- a CDS encoding microcystin degradation protein MlrC → MKRLRSISILGILFVSIIAAKLCHAQKLPKIAIAGLGIESSTFSPALTDEAAFHATYGDEVFSRYPFLAADSALRKKANWVPTLVGKSLPGGAVTRAAYESLVNRTLDSLKKHLPYDGLYYDIHGAMSVVGLDDPEGDFIVRIRKVVGFKTIISTSMDLHGNVSERLAQNTDLITCYRMAPHEDAMQTKARAVTNLISRITSGKGKPAYKVWIPVPVLLPGEKTSTRIEPGKSIYAQVAPAAAQEGIVDAAIWIGYAWADEPRNRAVVMVTGDDQKKVKNTAEQLALSFWEKRKEFAFVAPTGDLQFCVNKALASQKHPFFISDSGDNPTAGGAGDATWTLTELLKRPEFTKATGPSLIYASIPGPELVEKAIAAGVGRPVTGRAGAAVDARFAPPVLLTGTVEAIEYGDKDAEVEVVVKVGSVHVIVTKKRKPYHKEIDFTRLGLNPRKADIVVVKIGYLEPELYAMRADWLLALTPGGVDQDIEHLPYKRIIRPMFPFDKSMADPDLSGRFIQISGK, encoded by the coding sequence ATGAAAAGACTCCGCAGCATTTCGATTCTTGGTATCCTATTCGTTTCAATCATTGCTGCTAAGCTGTGTCATGCTCAAAAGCTTCCCAAAATTGCTATAGCCGGACTCGGGATCGAATCCAGTACGTTTTCACCAGCATTAACTGACGAAGCCGCTTTCCATGCTACTTATGGTGACGAGGTATTTTCAAGATATCCTTTTTTGGCGGCCGATTCTGCGTTACGTAAAAAAGCCAATTGGGTGCCCACGCTGGTTGGTAAATCATTGCCGGGCGGAGCGGTTACGCGCGCGGCGTACGAGTCGCTGGTTAACAGAACGCTTGACTCCCTCAAAAAACATCTTCCTTACGATGGCTTGTATTACGATATTCATGGAGCGATGAGCGTAGTTGGGCTGGATGATCCGGAAGGTGATTTCATTGTGCGGATCAGGAAAGTTGTAGGCTTTAAAACCATTATCTCCACATCAATGGATCTGCACGGCAATGTTTCGGAACGGCTTGCTCAAAATACCGATCTGATTACCTGCTACCGCATGGCTCCGCACGAGGATGCCATGCAAACAAAAGCGCGTGCCGTTACTAACTTGATCAGCCGTATTACAAGCGGCAAAGGCAAACCTGCCTACAAAGTTTGGATCCCTGTACCTGTCCTGCTGCCCGGCGAAAAAACCAGCACCCGTATAGAGCCGGGCAAAAGTATTTACGCGCAGGTTGCTCCCGCAGCCGCACAGGAGGGTATTGTAGACGCAGCCATTTGGATAGGCTACGCCTGGGCTGACGAGCCGCGTAACCGGGCCGTTGTAATGGTTACAGGTGACGATCAAAAGAAAGTTAAAAACACGGCCGAGCAGCTGGCACTTAGCTTTTGGGAAAAAAGAAAAGAGTTTGCTTTTGTTGCTCCAACTGGTGACCTACAATTCTGTGTAAATAAAGCTTTGGCCAGCCAAAAGCATCCCTTTTTTATTAGTGACTCGGGCGATAACCCCACTGCAGGGGGCGCCGGCGATGCTACCTGGACACTCACTGAGCTCCTCAAACGACCGGAATTTACAAAGGCCACCGGTCCCTCGTTGATCTATGCTTCCATACCCGGTCCTGAGCTGGTAGAAAAGGCTATTGCCGCGGGTGTGGGCAGGCCCGTAACAGGTAGGGCAGGGGCCGCTGTAGATGCGCGTTTTGCCCCTCCGGTTTTGCTGACCGGCACAGTAGAAGCCATTGAATATGGCGACAAGGATGCGGAAGTTGAGGTTGTTGTTAAAGTGGGGAGCGTACACGTTATTGTTACGAAAAAACGAAAGCCATATCATAAAGAGATCGACTTTACCCGCCTGGGTTTAAATCCACGCAAAGCTGATATTGTAGTTGTTAAAATCGGGTACCTGGAACCTGAGTTATATGCCATGCGTGCCGATTGGCTGTTGGCTTTAACACCTGGCGGGGTAGATCAGGATATAGAGCATCTACCTTACAAACGCATCATCAGGCCTATGTTTCCTTTTGATAAATCAATGGCAGATCCAGATCTTTCGGGCAGGTTTATCCAAATATCGGGGAAGTAG
- a CDS encoding arabinogalactan endo-1,4-beta-galactosidase, producing the protein MKKVFLALAVAYAALLGSCTKDSSSSNVPDTAILSANYAKGADVSWVSQMEASNIKFYNSAGMQQDLLQILKDMGINSIRLRAWVNPADSWNNTADVVAKAIRAKHMGFRILLDLHYSDTWADPGKQAKPAAWAGQDIAALKSSVSTYTAGVMNALKDKGITPEWVQVGNETNNGMLWDEGKVSVNMKNFAGLVQAGYDAVKSVSNTSKVIVHISNGYDNDLFRFIFDGLKANGANWDVIGMSLYPTAANWQTLNSQCLTNMNDMVTRYGKEVMLAEVGMPVNEPAATKAFLIDIITKNNSLAGGKGVGVFYWEPEAYNNWQGYGLGAFDASGKPTAAMDAFLIK; encoded by the coding sequence ATGAAGAAAGTATTTTTAGCACTTGCAGTTGCTTATGCTGCACTTTTAGGTAGCTGTACAAAGGATAGCTCATCTTCCAACGTTCCGGATACAGCAATACTTAGCGCTAATTACGCAAAAGGTGCTGATGTGAGCTGGGTGAGCCAGATGGAAGCAAGTAACATTAAATTTTATAACAGCGCCGGTATGCAGCAGGACCTCTTACAGATCCTGAAAGATATGGGGATTAACTCCATCAGGCTGAGGGCCTGGGTTAACCCTGCTGATAGCTGGAATAACACTGCCGATGTAGTGGCTAAAGCGATCAGGGCAAAACATATGGGTTTTCGCATCCTGCTAGATCTTCATTACAGCGATACCTGGGCAGATCCGGGTAAGCAAGCCAAACCTGCCGCCTGGGCAGGGCAGGATATTGCTGCGTTAAAATCGTCAGTAAGCACTTATACGGCTGGTGTAATGAACGCGCTGAAAGATAAAGGCATTACGCCTGAATGGGTACAGGTGGGCAACGAAACTAATAACGGTATGCTTTGGGATGAGGGCAAGGTATCTGTAAATATGAAAAACTTTGCCGGTTTGGTACAAGCCGGTTATGACGCTGTAAAAAGCGTAAGCAATACCAGCAAGGTTATCGTGCATATCTCCAACGGGTATGATAATGATCTGTTCCGGTTTATATTTGATGGTTTAAAGGCAAACGGTGCAAATTGGGATGTGATCGGAATGTCGCTTTATCCAACAGCCGCTAACTGGCAAACGCTAAATAGCCAATGTTTAACTAATATGAATGATATGGTAACCCGCTATGGCAAGGAAGTAATGCTGGCAGAAGTGGGGATGCCGGTTAACGAACCGGCCGCGACAAAAGCTTTTTTAATTGATATTATTACCAAAAACAACAGCCTTGCCGGCGGCAAAGGTGTCGGCGTTTTTTATTGGGAGCCGGAAGCGTATAATAACTGGCAAGGCTATGGTTTGGGCGCTTTTGATGCCAGTGGCAAACCAACGGCGGCAATGGATGCATTTTTAATTAAGTAG
- a CDS encoding SusC/RagA family TonB-linked outer membrane protein, translated as MLKNYKNLLAILLLFLALQQADAQAVKISGVVTAKGDGQALPGVTIGVKGTTNGTQTDISGKFTINASANDVLRISYIGFTTIEVPVNNNGEPLQIVLQEAPNSLNEVVVTALNISKDKKSLGYAVQGLKSKDISEAKESNLVNALSGKIAGVQVTGSQGDMGSSRIVIRGETSVSGNNQPLFVVDGVIVDNSQFQGANGSRDFPNAISDLNSEDIESISVLKGPNAAALYGYRAAGGVILIKTKTGKGAQGLGITINSNTSFATLKVFPDYQNQYGQGSNGKFSYVDGKGGGVNDGVDESWGPALDGRLIPQFNSNGQAVPFVSHPNNVRDFFNTGVTLNNGVALAGSGEKFDYRLSYNNLHQTGVVPNSSQGRNSFLLNSTFRPNSKLTITTIANYIKDDAGNLPGSYGRRATSTMLQFTWFGRQVDVSQLRNYRDANGNTFNWNNSYYSNPYFVAYENTVAQHKNRIIGSVELNYKIINGLSANFRTGTDYYNDRRKIKVAYGTNGTPFGSYEEDAYTVNETNTEARLQYTKKLSKDFSFDGFVGGNISSILNEQNDQIAPKLAVAGLYTLSNSRDPLVSSNYYGKLKTYSYFASAQIGYKNYAFLNLTGRNDWSSTLPAANLSYFYPSVNGSLVLSEALDLKSDVLSYLKLRGGWSKVGKATTPYQLINTYNFTAPFGANPQQSAASINLNPNLKPETTTSGEAGIEAGFLKNRIRLDLSVYNTNSVNQILNVDVSSTTGYSQKLINGGRINNKGLEVQLSATPVKSTDFTWDVTVNYSRNKSKVVSLDDAGQLKSYILGTNRTVQVLAAVGQPYGTLFGTAYQRDASGQIIIGSNGTPVVSNTKQYLGKYTPDWLGSINNSFSYKRINLSFLVDARVGGSIYSNTNRTGTYTGVLASTLPGRGAANGGLSYYYPGNNAALPAVQVSAGAAAPGGATVYDDGMIFKGVKADGTANTSIIPAQSYYKGFTNVDEAFVYSASYVKLREVKIGYTFPSRWVKGVGLQSATLSLVGRNLWIIHKNVPNIDPETAFNTGNGQGLEDLTLPTVRNIGFNVNLKF; from the coding sequence ATGTTAAAAAATTACAAAAACCTACTAGCAATTTTATTGCTGTTTTTAGCCCTGCAACAGGCAGATGCACAAGCTGTAAAAATAAGCGGTGTAGTAACTGCAAAAGGCGATGGCCAGGCACTGCCCGGTGTTACCATCGGTGTTAAAGGCACAACAAATGGTACTCAAACCGATATATCCGGTAAATTTACGATCAATGCTTCCGCCAATGATGTGTTGCGAATCTCCTACATCGGCTTCACTACAATTGAAGTGCCGGTGAACAACAATGGCGAGCCTTTGCAAATTGTGTTGCAGGAAGCGCCTAACTCGCTAAACGAGGTAGTGGTAACCGCCCTGAACATCTCTAAAGATAAGAAGTCGCTGGGCTATGCTGTACAGGGCCTGAAGTCAAAAGACATTTCAGAAGCCAAAGAGAGCAACCTGGTTAACGCACTTTCTGGAAAAATAGCCGGCGTTCAGGTAACCGGCAGCCAGGGCGATATGGGCTCTTCCCGGATCGTTATCCGTGGCGAAACTTCCGTATCCGGAAATAACCAGCCACTTTTTGTTGTAGATGGTGTTATAGTGGATAATTCCCAATTCCAGGGCGCTAACGGCTCAAGAGATTTCCCCAACGCTATATCCGACCTAAACTCTGAAGATATTGAATCCATCAGTGTTTTAAAAGGCCCAAATGCGGCCGCACTTTACGGTTACCGTGCAGCAGGCGGTGTTATCCTGATTAAAACAAAAACCGGAAAGGGTGCCCAAGGACTAGGCATCACTATCAATTCCAACACATCTTTCGCTACACTGAAAGTATTTCCCGATTATCAGAACCAATACGGGCAAGGCTCCAACGGTAAATTCAGTTATGTAGATGGCAAGGGCGGCGGCGTAAATGACGGCGTTGATGAAAGCTGGGGACCGGCGCTGGATGGAAGACTGATTCCGCAGTTTAATTCTAACGGCCAGGCTGTCCCTTTCGTGTCCCATCCAAACAATGTGCGCGACTTTTTTAATACCGGTGTTACACTTAATAATGGTGTGGCTTTAGCTGGCAGCGGCGAAAAGTTTGACTATCGCTTATCGTACAACAACCTGCACCAAACAGGTGTGGTACCTAATTCATCACAAGGGAGAAACTCTTTTTTACTGAACTCTACCTTTCGCCCAAATTCTAAGTTGACCATTACTACCATTGCAAATTACATCAAAGATGATGCAGGTAACTTGCCCGGGTCTTATGGCAGGCGCGCTACCAGCACCATGTTGCAATTTACCTGGTTCGGCAGGCAGGTAGATGTTAGCCAGCTGAGAAATTACCGTGATGCAAACGGCAACACCTTTAACTGGAACAACAGCTACTACAGCAACCCCTATTTTGTTGCTTATGAAAATACGGTGGCTCAGCATAAAAACCGAATTATCGGGAGTGTAGAGTTGAATTACAAGATCATTAATGGCTTATCTGCCAACTTCCGTACGGGAACTGATTACTATAACGACAGGCGTAAGATTAAGGTAGCTTACGGCACCAACGGTACGCCTTTTGGTTCGTACGAGGAAGACGCATACACGGTTAATGAAACCAATACTGAGGCCCGTTTACAATATACCAAAAAACTAAGCAAAGACTTTTCTTTCGATGGCTTTGTAGGTGGTAATATCAGCAGCATTTTAAACGAGCAAAACGACCAGATAGCACCAAAGTTGGCGGTAGCCGGTTTATACACACTGAGCAACTCCCGCGATCCTTTGGTATCATCCAATTATTATGGTAAGCTAAAAACTTACAGCTACTTTGCATCGGCACAAATTGGATATAAGAATTACGCGTTCCTGAACTTAACCGGACGTAATGATTGGTCGTCTACCCTACCTGCGGCCAATCTTTCCTATTTCTATCCGTCAGTGAATGGAAGTTTGGTGCTTTCGGAAGCGCTGGATCTTAAAAGTGATGTATTGAGTTATTTGAAATTACGCGGCGGCTGGTCAAAAGTGGGTAAAGCAACCACCCCCTACCAGTTGATCAACACTTATAACTTCACAGCGCCATTTGGTGCCAATCCGCAGCAAAGTGCGGCCAGCATCAATCTAAATCCAAATTTAAAACCAGAAACCACTACTTCAGGCGAAGCAGGTATTGAGGCTGGTTTCCTGAAGAACAGGATCAGGCTGGATTTGAGCGTTTACAACACCAACAGCGTTAACCAGATCCTGAATGTAGATGTGAGCTCCACAACTGGTTATAGCCAAAAACTAATAAATGGTGGCCGTATCAACAACAAAGGTTTAGAAGTGCAGCTAAGTGCTACTCCGGTTAAATCAACTGATTTTACCTGGGATGTAACGGTAAACTATTCACGCAATAAAAGCAAAGTGGTTTCACTTGATGATGCCGGGCAGCTGAAGAGCTACATCTTGGGCACAAACCGAACCGTACAAGTATTGGCAGCAGTTGGGCAGCCTTACGGAACATTATTTGGTACAGCCTACCAGCGTGATGCTTCAGGACAGATCATCATAGGATCCAACGGTACCCCTGTAGTGAGCAATACTAAACAATACCTGGGTAAATATACGCCAGATTGGTTGGGCAGTATCAACAACAGCTTCAGCTACAAACGGATCAACCTTAGTTTCCTTGTAGATGCTCGCGTAGGTGGCTCAATTTATTCCAACACCAACCGTACAGGTACTTATACGGGTGTATTGGCATCCACATTGCCCGGCCGTGGTGCTGCTAACGGTGGTTTAAGTTATTATTACCCCGGTAACAATGCCGCTTTACCGGCAGTACAGGTGAGCGCAGGTGCCGCAGCGCCCGGTGGTGCAACTGTATATGATGATGGTATGATATTTAAAGGCGTAAAAGCCGATGGCACTGCTAATACATCTATCATCCCGGCGCAATCGTACTATAAAGGATTCACAAATGTTGATGAAGCATTTGTTTACAGTGCTTCATACGTAAAACTTCGCGAAGTGAAGATTGGCTATACGTTCCCGTCGCGCTGGGTTAAAGGTGTCGGCTTGCAATCTGCTACATTATCATTGGTTGGCCGTAACCTGTGGATCATCCATAAGAATGTACCAAACATAGACCCCGAAACCGCATTTAATACCGGTAACGGCCAGGGACTGGAAGACCTTACCCTGCCCACCGTTCGCAACATCGGTTTTAACGTTAACCTCAAATTTTAA
- a CDS encoding response regulator, protein MIAPDIFQVEDDIDFTFIMEYAVKEVDKNISLKITSNGNEALTALKGMAETGKKPGLILLDYNLPGLSGLEILKSIKEMHYFDSVPIVIFSTSDNPKDIESSMAFGATAFRTKPMGYRALVNSLKAMQGTWLNY, encoded by the coding sequence ATGATAGCACCAGATATTTTTCAAGTAGAAGACGACATTGACTTTACATTCATAATGGAATATGCTGTAAAAGAGGTAGATAAAAATATAAGTTTAAAGATCACATCCAATGGCAACGAGGCGTTAACCGCACTAAAGGGTATGGCGGAAACGGGTAAAAAGCCCGGCCTTATCCTGTTAGATTACAATTTACCGGGCCTGTCTGGATTGGAAATTTTGAAGAGTATAAAAGAGATGCATTATTTTGATAGTGTACCTATAGTTATATTTTCAACCTCTGATAATCCCAAGGATATAGAATCCTCGATGGCATTCGGTGCCACCGCTTTCAGAACAAAGCCAATGGGTTATCGCGCACTGGTAAATAGTTTAAAAGCTATGCAGGGCACCTGGCTGAATTATTAA
- a CDS encoding histidine kinase has product MSRYEADLTNCDKEPIRIPGKVQSHGFLIGVSDETGNITHVSDNISQFIPTTPADLLGKSLAALASALELDMLSSEFFFDQLLKEKGEKQLLELLNPHIIKLAGEPFNIVVSEFKNGYLLEFEPASKHEFDLQKTLGAAISKMLAGEGLVTLLNNAAREIKRVINYDRVMVYRFAEDGHGQVIAEEKNNDLEPFLHLHYPASDIPKQARQLYKINLTRLIADVNSVPSDIMALADTDEPLDLTHSDLRAVSPLHIQYLKNMGVGASFSISLIVKGELWGLIACHSLTPRFINYNARSAAKLIGEVLSSALEYRQGEEDVEKFKQLADSSAGVVKAIESGEDIIGALTTGEKTLKDINNSSGAALIFEDQVFCMGDTPNEAQIRDLAEWLIKNMQDAVYTSHNLSEAYKPATEYSDKASGILACLLSRELKEMVIWFKPEKLTAIKWAGNPDKPVELAANGSMELTPRKSFETWAQDVKYTSERWNRAEIAAAINIKEHIIYAVKRKANEIRVLNEKLILAYEELDTFSYTVSHDLRTPLSSIKSYSELLLSSNSSLDANALNILERIRKCTDKMAVLITEILNYSRVGRVEVTNVEIDMATMIRDIKTEIIDGLKPENLELSIGQTPALLGDKVMINQVFSNLINNAVKYSRNAKPSKVTINGYTVDNEVIYAVSDNGIGIDVNYYNRVFELFKRLDNAQDIEGTGVGLAIVKRIIERHNGRIWFESKLNLGTTFYMALKNN; this is encoded by the coding sequence ATGAGTAGATACGAGGCAGATTTAACGAACTGCGACAAGGAACCGATAAGGATACCCGGCAAGGTTCAATCGCATGGATTCTTAATAGGCGTTAGTGATGAAACCGGAAATATCACCCACGTCAGCGATAATATCAGTCAATTTATTCCTACAACACCAGCAGACCTCTTGGGTAAGAGCCTGGCAGCATTAGCCAGCGCACTGGAATTAGATATGTTAAGCAGCGAGTTCTTTTTCGATCAGCTTTTGAAAGAAAAGGGTGAGAAGCAATTACTTGAATTATTAAATCCTCACATCATAAAATTAGCCGGCGAGCCCTTTAATATAGTGGTTAGCGAATTTAAAAACGGGTATTTACTTGAATTTGAACCGGCAAGCAAACACGAATTTGATCTCCAGAAAACCCTGGGCGCAGCCATTTCCAAAATGCTTGCCGGTGAGGGTCTGGTTACTTTGCTAAATAATGCGGCGCGTGAAATTAAACGCGTAATAAATTACGACAGAGTAATGGTTTACCGGTTTGCGGAAGATGGGCATGGCCAGGTCATTGCCGAAGAAAAGAATAACGATCTGGAGCCCTTTTTACATTTGCACTATCCCGCATCTGATATTCCAAAACAGGCACGCCAGCTTTATAAAATCAACCTCACCAGGCTTATTGCAGACGTAAATTCGGTACCATCCGATATTATGGCATTAGCTGATACTGACGAACCGCTGGATCTAACTCATTCGGATTTGAGGGCGGTATCGCCATTGCACATCCAATACCTGAAAAACATGGGTGTTGGTGCCAGTTTCAGCATATCGCTAATTGTAAAAGGAGAACTATGGGGACTTATTGCATGCCACAGTTTAACACCCCGGTTTATCAATTACAATGCCCGCAGTGCCGCCAAATTAATTGGAGAAGTACTGTCATCAGCGTTGGAATACCGGCAAGGTGAAGAAGATGTTGAAAAATTTAAGCAGTTAGCCGATTCGTCAGCGGGGGTTGTAAAAGCGATTGAAAGCGGAGAAGATATCATAGGTGCTTTAACTACCGGTGAGAAAACGCTAAAAGACATCAATAATTCTAGTGGGGCGGCTCTCATTTTTGAGGACCAGGTTTTTTGCATGGGCGATACCCCCAATGAGGCGCAGATCCGCGATCTGGCAGAATGGCTGATTAAAAATATGCAAGACGCTGTTTATACCTCGCACAACCTGTCGGAAGCATATAAGCCGGCTACCGAATACAGCGACAAGGCAAGCGGAATTTTAGCTTGCTTGTTATCCCGAGAATTAAAAGAGATGGTTATTTGGTTCAAACCCGAAAAACTAACAGCAATTAAATGGGCAGGCAACCCCGATAAACCGGTTGAGCTGGCAGCAAATGGCAGTATGGAGCTCACGCCAAGGAAATCGTTCGAAACCTGGGCGCAGGATGTTAAATATACCTCAGAGCGCTGGAACCGCGCAGAAATTGCGGCGGCTATCAACATCAAGGAACATATCATTTATGCCGTAAAGCGGAAAGCCAATGAAATACGTGTATTAAATGAAAAACTGATTCTGGCCTACGAAGAGCTGGATACTTTTAGCTATACAGTTTCGCATGATTTGCGCACTCCGCTGTCATCCATAAAAAGTTACTCAGAACTACTGCTTAGCAGCAATAGTAGCCTGGATGCCAATGCTTTGAATATTTTAGAGCGTATTAGAAAGTGTACCGATAAAATGGCCGTATTGATAACGGAGATCTTAAATTATTCGCGTGTTGGCCGCGTGGAGGTGACTAATGTAGAGATAGATATGGCTACGATGATTCGGGACATTAAAACCGAAATCATTGATGGTTTAAAGCCGGAAAATCTTGAACTCAGTATCGGCCAAACGCCAGCCTTACTTGGCGATAAAGTAATGATTAACCAGGTATTTAGTAACCTGATAAATAACGCGGTAAAATATTCGCGTAATGCAAAGCCTTCCAAAGTTACCATTAACGGATACACCGTTGATAACGAGGTAATTTACGCTGTAAGTGACAATGGAATAGGCATTGATGTAAACTACTACAACAGAGTATTTGAACTTTTTAAACGATTAGACAATGCGCAGGACATTGAAGGAACCGGTGTGGGGCTTGCTATTGTTAAACGAATAATTGAGCGGCACAACGGGCGCATATGGTTTGAGAGCAAACTAAATTTGGGAACTACTTTTTACATGGCCCTTAAGAATAATTAA
- a CDS encoding redoxin, with product MNIKQLLLTGSLLLTGLFANAQSAPTNPPATEIDRGYIVKTGDVAPADFELKLTDGTTTSLKQLAGKIVILQFTASWCSVCRAEMPHLENEIWQTYKDKGVVLIGVDRDEPLEKVAAFQKVMNISYPLALDPGADIFGLFANKKSGVTRNVVIGRDGRIAYLTRLYDQQEFAGMVKAIDDLVNKPIVALN from the coding sequence ATGAATATTAAACAGTTACTATTGACAGGCTCTTTATTGCTTACCGGCCTTTTTGCAAACGCACAATCTGCCCCTACAAATCCCCCGGCAACAGAAATAGACAGGGGCTACATCGTTAAGACGGGCGACGTTGCGCCTGCTGATTTTGAACTCAAACTTACCGACGGCACCACAACATCCCTAAAACAACTGGCCGGCAAAATTGTAATACTTCAATTTACGGCAAGTTGGTGCAGCGTATGTCGTGCTGAAATGCCCCATCTGGAAAACGAAATATGGCAGACTTACAAAGACAAAGGTGTTGTGCTAATTGGTGTGGACCGAGATGAACCTTTGGAAAAGGTTGCAGCATTTCAAAAGGTTATGAACATCAGCTATCCCCTTGCCTTAGACCCGGGCGCTGACATCTTCGGCTTATTTGCCAATAAAAAAAGTGGCGTAACCCGCAACGTGGTAATTGGCCGCGACGGCCGAATAGCTTATTTGACCCGGTTGTACGATCAGCAGGAATTTGCAGGCATGGTTAAAGCCATAGATGACCTTGTCAACAAACCAATTGTAGCACTTAATTAA